aagaaagcaaaTATGTTGGAGAGTTAAACAGCTGCTTCAGCTATGGAAGGCATCTTCCTTAGAACAGAGATCGTATCACCAACTTTGATTGTCTTGCTGCCTTTGCCTTCACTGTTGCCTATGTTCCAGTTCCATACCATCTCCTTACCAAAGTAAACCTGTCACAAATTTTATTGAATAGGTTAAGCATCAGACTGGATCCAAGTACAAGTCTCCTCCCACACAAAACCAGACAATATCTAACCTTTCCACGCGCCTTCTTGTCTGGCATTAAGACTTTGTCTGATCTGAATTTCATCAGAGTTTCAGTTGGTTCTGCTGCACCTGGAACTCCGGTTTCTTGATTCACAAGTGGTACCTGAAAGAACAACAATAacagtttttttaaaaagccTCAGAGTTTGATAATCTGAGTGTTACTATATCAGATACTCACCTTGCAGCGGCTACACAGCCTAACTCCTTGGAAGACTAATTCGTTAATCTTGATTTCATCCCAAAGATCTTCACCAAAAGGATCACAGTTATCGACAAGAAAACTACaagagaaacaaagaaaaatcaagATCACAAAATGAAacaaccatcatcatcatcatcatcaaagagAGATGAATGAATGATAGTATTTTACTTGGGTCGAAAACGATTAATAGGCACCGGTTCTGGTAGGAGTGTATTCAGCTGGTCTAAAGAAGCCTAGGAACATCAAGCAATACAAAATGAAATCAAATGCACACTCCCATTAACTGATACTGTAACTATCATTAATGCCTCACCTGAGATGCAAACAAAAACGGAAACATATCTGCAAATGTTGTGGAGTAACCTGCTGCGAACTCAGGAGGTGAAGGTCTGGTTTCAGTTTCTGTATCAAGAAAGGACTTGATCAACTATGTGCATTCAAATGTGTTGCAAAATGAAAAGCATAAGAATCAAAAACCTTTATTAAAGCGAACCAAACGGCTTTGTTTGCCAAGATAATCTGAAAACCATTTAGCAGCTTCTTCTCCCTCATCAAACGCAGAGCCAGACCACTCCCACATGGACACACCTTCTGCTATCGAGCTCGGTTTAGTCAATGGAATCTTTAACGGACTCATACCTGGAGCTCTCACCACTGCCAGAAATGGAAACAATCAAGACAATCCATTCTGAGTCTCAGGTTCAGACAAGAGTTTATGTAAattattaacagaaaataaatacCCAAAAATGAGTCTTTTGTTGGCTCCCAGTCTTCAAAGAAGGCTTCCTTAGGCAGCTCGGATTCGACAAGAGCAAGCTTTGGCTCAACTCTTTGAGTGTATGCTCTTCCTTTGTAGTTCACGACTAACCAGTACCGGTCCCATTGAAATCCTGCATATATCAGTTTCAACAGATTAAGCCATCTTACGGAATCATCGAACATATAACATATTACTCACCAAATTCAAGAAACCAAGAATGATCTAAAGGGCAATTTTTCTCATTACTATTGTTACAAAGAGAAGTTTGTTCTTTGAATTACCAGTCTGAGTTACGGTTGCCTGAGTGACGGAGATTCCACGGCAAGATTTGATCGGATAGATGAACAAAGACTGAATCTTCAGAGCTTCCtccatctctatctctctctgcGCCGACTCTCTCTGACACAGTCCTACAAAGACTTTAACTAATCTTTTTTTGTATGGGTGGGAGTGAGTGGAGAGGTAATAGAATGAATAAACACACGTGCACTATATTAGCAGACAGGTTACACCTACCACCATCTCTaagattcgttttttttttcttttcaactttGAAAGACTACCGTTCAATGGAATGTTGTCAacgttttaccaaaaaaaaaacgtcaaCAACAACATTGGTGGAACACATGTTCTTTGCCATCGACAGCTCATACGCAAAGATCGGGAATTAAATCAACGGTTTTGAGTTATGACACAGCACAAGTTTATCAGCTTGCACACCCTAAAGAGTAAAGAATTAACAAAAgcagacaaaagaaaaatagagaaacAAAAGCCATATCAAGTCAAAAGGGAAGCAAGTAGCTTTGTGAGATCATTGTAAACTAACGCATAGTTTAAGCATGAAAATTTTATGTTGAGAAGACTTCACTAATGAAGAAAGTTTTAGTTGGCAATTATTAACCAACAGAATCTGATACTGAAAGTGCTGAGCTTTTTTTTTAGGAAGCTACAATCCCTACTTGTTCTACTTGTTACGCTTCGCCGCACGTCTTCCATGACCCTTCTTTGGTGGTCCTTTATCACGACGCTTCAACATCTCAAGCTTCGATAAGCGCCTACAATAATAATACACAAACTCTCAAGTTAGAAAGCTACTAAAATATTATCTTCcacaaaataagagaaaatcAATTCTACTCTCCTAAAGCTACTTTGCGTACACAGCTCTGCATAAGCCTCACATAACACAACCATTCAAGTCATAAGACTACGTGCTTTCTCATGCCCTGAATTTCATAAACTACCGAGCAAACCAGAAATGATTCTCCGTTTGTCGACTCTCTGAATCAATTACGGAAGAAGAACAGAGAACAAACTGAGGCAAATAAAGCCCACCAAAGATGAACACTATGATAAATTCTCCTAAATCAATCCAAAATACTCAGCCCTTCTGCCTGTTAAATCACTCAACCACTTGGATGATTACAATTCTCGTACACTAGACTAACGTCAGGCCTATCAACTACTACcccaccaactcaactcaacacaaATTGCATAAACATTATTTGCAATTGAAGGCATATCTTTATGGAAATATATGAACTAGGCATTGCTTCAGTCTACTCAAATCTACTCTAAGGCATGCTTGATAACATGTCGTTGACTACACTGGTTCGcaaagtttttaaataaaagaagaagTTTTTAGGGAATACTCTTTTTCTCCCCTAGCCAAGACATTGGAATCCTCGTTCTTAATGTCGTATGGATACCACTCTGCAACCTTATCACCAAAAAGCTTCTTCCTTAAGATCTTATGAGAAGACCTCTGCCCTGTTGGGTTAAGCATATGTCCGAAAATCCTTGCTCTAGCTTCGGTCACACCAACAGTGACTGCTGAAGTTACAAGGCTTTTCAGGCTACCACTAGCCATCTTTCCTTCAAAAACTACCTGTTAAAAGCAATAAAACACAATGAAACATGATCAATCAATTTGCAAAAACCAACACATTTTATGCTGATAAGTTTAACAAAAATGACGAAAGATCTCAATCTCGAGACTCAGTGATATTATTCTTAAAGCCAAAATGGGTACATGGCATATACAAAGGTACAAACTTTAAGCTAAAATACGGGTACTAAGCAACGATTCTTCATAACTGGGTCCAGTTTCCGTAGCTTTAGTTTCTAAAGACAGGAACTATCAATCTGAAACTGAAACATCAGCGTGAGATCCAGACGAATCTGGGTAAAGTTTCTACAGTTCGACGGGAAGAATTGGTCTATATTCACGAAAAAGATCATAATGATGTCACAAGCGCAATCAGAAATcacggagaaaacaaaaacagataGAATCTCTTTATGAATCATCTATgagacatttcatcgaacacttTCCCTACTCgagtaaaaaaaagaagaagccgcAGGGAACCATTTCCACCATCGGCGCTGAGACTATCCATCGAATGTCAgcggagaagaagaaaaggagagGGAAACGTACCGAGAAGAGAAGCGACTAGTGAGTCGGAGACGGCGAGACTGCGAAACGAGAGGCactagaaataaaataaaaaagtcgTCGAATGTAGTGGGGGTAGCATTCGGGAGTTTTacgatgaaaaaaaattaaaatgaaaataaaaatataattgctTTCATTGAGAGTTGAACTCAAGACCTCCCGCTTACTAAACGGGTgctctaaccaactgagctatGAAAGCTTTGATGCTAACTTTACATTTGATATTTATCTCTTGATAACGTTTTTTGGCTGATAAAAAATTGGACATTACCTAACCTTACTGATTTAAGATTTGAAGATATTACCGTTCAGAACCAAAAACTtattaattaacatatgttagtTTGACATCGAACAAatatatataccatttcgttatTTCATTTCCTTTGAAAATTGGTAGAGATTCCAATTTTATTGGCATTTACAATGCTTAGTCTTAGTTTAAATCCAAGAACAACATATATATCTTAtggaaaaagaaatatatatatatatatatatatatatatgttaatcgtTAATCTAAAACCTGCAAAACTGTGTCACGTAAAGATGTACTTTCTCCATAAGTTatgttacaacttacaagtaCAACTGGAGGTAAACTGTATCATCTTTAAGAAAAAGCAGCAAAGGCCCAAAGCTATGAGATGGATTGATTACCTATATTGTCTTATTTAGGGGTAGGTTTTATCAATAGGGGCCAAATAAAGCCGAAGATGATATTGTTAGACAAAGTGTGTGTAAACAAATATAAGCAATTGGATTTGATTCAGCGACCTGACTACATGCTAAAAGACAATTAACCATGTAAATTGAGAATAAGCATAGTTCAGGAATGAACTCCCAAATAAGAACATCACACTAAGTACAAAGATATTTTTTTCCCATGAGATAAGGGTTTCACACTTTATCATTCCctaaaaaataaccaaattgaATATGACATTTCACCTTTTACAAACCAGATATTGATAAACTTATCCATTTTCGAATATGATAAACGTAACATACTTATATACATATCTAaaccacaaatttttttttgttaatcaaaAAGTTTtaaccttcattttttttttgtcatcaacaatacAGACCATACTGGCTCTGTAAACCTTCGTTTAAACTTATATCtctatatcttttaataataaaaaaactcagCAGTGGATCTGCGTTTATCTCAAAGATGACatctgcaaaaaaaattattaaatgggGATATCAAAGAGAAACAActgttttatatatagataattgAGAGAAACATTTCAAAGATATAAACAATTTTGTTTAGGTTTTAGAAGCTTATAATATTGTTTGGTtcaaaatttagagtttatagGAATCTAAACTGTGGTTTTAATTTCTTCTCTGTAAAATTTGGTTATTCTACAAGGCATAGATTTCCTATTTTTGTATCTAGACAAACAATTATTTAGCATATaactctattttttatattatactccctatgttttttaaaaagtgtCATGATACATTTAACGAAGATTTAAAAACTGTATAATAGATTAATATATCTTTATTTGATGTACAATTAATTAAATGAAagatgatttaaataaaaaattattggttattgaaaaagtaaaaaaaaaaagaattacatTAGAATGTAAAATGacatatttgaaataaaaaataaactaaacatagAAAGACAACTTTTCTATGCATGAAAATCTAAACATAGAAAgacaacttttaaatttttcatgaGGGCTTCTCGAGTCATGTGAAAGCTAAACACACTTCACAACGTAATAATTTTTTCGAAGAAGTACCCTTCAACCAAGTCATCGTTCGGTCATCTCAACGCTCTTGCATTGGCCTCTCAACCACGCTCTTTCATTGGCCATGGTCAAAGCCATATCAGTTCTTTTATACTATTtcattatcatatatatatgtatataacttatatatttcATTGTCATTAGTCTCGTTTCACATTATCATTACTTACACAACTAAAATTCTCATCAAGTTGAATTTagtagataaatggaaatcagTTTGGTCTTCAAGATGGATAAATCGAAACACAACATCATAGTATTTTTTACggcattttataaattttataaatagacacacaaatacacaataattgaaaaacaaagataaatctccacttttattttacaaatttttttttttgcaggattTCGAAACCATTTCACAATTTCAagtctaaaatctaaaatcagtTAATCCGAAACATCTCATTACTATGAGCATTTATAGAAAGAACACATACAAACACTGGCACAGTCGCAACATAAATGTAAGAAACTTGCAATTGCATTTTCCAATGCCTCTCATCTGACCCTCGTTGACCTTCGTCTGCTCTTTCCCATTGCTTCATTCATTTCCCTTtaatcacacacacacactgtCAATAATTAATCAAAGCGAAATGACAGAAGATATAAAGAAAGACCCGCGTGTCGTCATTGTAAAAGGCTATACTATGTAGTTTTAGGCTTCTAGCCTTCTTTTATAGCCGATCCCAAAGCTTTATCTGCATTTACTTCTCTTGCAACTCACCACACATCAAACATTTGAGCGTGTTATATCTATctatagagagaaagagagagagtccCCCATGCACCATCCTTACGATCATCTCTGTTCCATCaacttcaacaaaaaaaaaacaacaattgtCTTAAACTCTAGGCTCACTCCTACTAATCACCAGAGGAATCTTCATTCACTTTCATACACTTCTTGTttcctgaagaagaagaagcaaaacaaTGCAGCGGCTTTCTCTTCTTGTTCTgtttttcctctgttttttagTCGGTTCTGGTTCGGGTCAACCGGGTCAAAGCAACGATCTCCAAACTCTCCTCGAACTGAAGAAGTCTCTTGTCGCAAACCCAAAAGACGAAACCGTTCTCCGGAGTTGGAACTCCGATGATCCCAATTACTGCAACTGGACCGGCGTCACGTGCGGTGGTCGTGAAGTCATCGGTTTAAATCTCTCCGGTTTAAACTTAACCGGTTCAATCTCTCCTTCTATTGGCCGGTTTGATAACATAATCGACCTCGATCTATCGTCCAACAGTCTCGTAGGTCCCATCCCAGCTGCTCTCTCcaacctctcttcttctttggaaaCTCTGCATCTCTTCTCTAACCTACTCAGCGGCGAGATACCGAGTCAACTCGGCTCACTCGTGAATCTCAAGTCGTTAAAAATCGGAAACAACGACCTCGCCGGATCAATCCCGGAGACGTTAGGGAATCTCGCCAATCTCCAGACGCTCGGATTAGCGGCGTGCAGACTCACCGGTCCGATACCGAGTCAACTCGGTCGACTCGTTCAGATGCAGTATTTGTATCTGCGACATAACTACCTCGAAGGACCGATTCCACCCGAGTTAGGAAACTGTACCAACCTCGTTATGTTCTCCGCGGAGGCGAACAGACTCAACGGGTCGTTACCGGCGGAGCTGAGTCGACTCGGTAACCTCGAGTCACTCAATTTGGCAAACAACAGCTTGTCCGGAGAGATACCGAGTCAACTCGGTGATCTCCGCAGTCTCAACCACCTTTACTTGATCGGTAACAAACTTCAAGGTTCGATTCCAAAGACATTAACGGAGTTAAAAaacctcagaatccttgatttGTCTAAGAACAGTCTCACCGGAGGGATACATGAAGAGTTCTGGAACATGAATCAGCTTGAGTATCTGGTTCTAGAGTACAATCCTCTCTCTGGTTCCTTACCAAAGAGCTTGTGTTCTAACAACACAAATCTTAAGCTACTGCTTTTGTCTGAAACTCAGCTTTCCGGCGAAATTCCGACAGAAATCAGCAAATGTCGGTCATTACAAGAGCTTAACTTGTCCAACAACACGCTCACCGGTCTAATTCCCGACTCGTTGTTTCACCTCGTCGAACTCACGGTTTTATATATTAACAACTGTAGCTTGCGAGGCACGTTATCTCCATCTATATCTAACCTAACGAACCTACAAGAGTTTGGTCCGTCTCACAATGCCTTGGAGGGGAAGTTACCAAAAGAGATCGGTTTTCTCAGCAAACTTGAACGTCTGTTGCTTCACGATAACCGGTTTTCCGGTCAAATCCCGGTTGAGATTGGGAACTGCACGAGTCTGCAGGAGATTGATATGTATGGGAATCATTTCAGTGGAGAGATTCCTTCTTGGATAGGAAGATTGAAAGATCTTACTTGGCTTCACTTGAGAGAGAACGAGTTTTCTGGTAACATTCCCGCCACTTTAGGTAACTGTCAACAACTGACGCTTCTTGATTTAGCTGACAATCACCTCACCGGTTCGATCCCTTCCTCCTTCGGCTTCTTAA
This genomic interval from Brassica napus cultivar Da-Ae chromosome A6, Da-Ae, whole genome shotgun sequence contains the following:
- the LOC106386346 gene encoding mitochondrial amidoxime reducing component 2 — protein: MEEALKIQSLFIYPIKSCRGISVTQATVTQTGFQWDRYWLVVNYKGRAYTQRVEPKLALVESELPKEAFFEDWEPTKDSFLVVRAPGMSPLKIPLTKPSSIAEGVSMWEWSGSAFDEGEEAAKWFSDYLGKQSRLVRFNKETETRPSPPEFAAGYSTTFADMFPFLFASQASLDQLNTLLPEPVPINRFRPNFLVDNCDPFGEDLWDEIKINELVFQGVRLCSRCKVPLVNQETGVPGAAEPTETLMKFRSDKVLMPDKKARGKVYFGKEMVWNWNIGNSEGKGSKTIKVGDTISVLRKMPSIAEAAV
- the LOC106386347 gene encoding uncharacterized protein LOC106386347 — encoded protein: MASGSLKSLVTSAVTVGVTEARARIFGHMLNPTGQRSSHKILRKKLFGDKVAEWYPYDIKNEDSNVLARGEKERLSKLEMLKRRDKGPPKKGHGRRAAKRNK